A window of the Zeugodacus cucurbitae isolate PBARC_wt_2022May chromosome 2, idZeuCucr1.2, whole genome shotgun sequence genome harbors these coding sequences:
- the LOC105210205 gene encoding pro-resilin produces the protein MNSFSVFLVFALAALVVAEPPSGYNYPRGGGGGGSFGGGFGGGSFGGGGGGYQAVSGGFQTSEGQNVDPQLLEQVRQILLNEESKSGGGGGGGGGGYPSGSYGPPSGSYGPPSSSYGAPGFGGGGRVVGIDLEGVRQAIQVAQFAQQSTQAGGGFGGYPSAPSGSYGAPSRPSGSYGAPF, from the exons ATGAACTCCTTCTCCGTG TTCTTGGTGTTTGCTTTGGCAGCACTGGTCGTTGCGGAACCACCATCAGGATATAATTATCCCAGaggcggcggtggcggtggttCGTTCGGCGGTGGCTTTGGTGGCGGCTCAttcggtggtggtggcggcggctaCCAAGCCGTTAGTGGCGGTTTCCAGACCTCCGAAGGCCAAAATGTTGATCCTCAGCTGTTGGAACAAGTGCGCCAAATTCTATTGAACGAGGAGAGCAAAtccggcggcggcggcggtggtggcggcggtggctACCCATCTGGCTCGTATGGCCCACCATCCGGTTCATATGGTCCACCATCATCGTCTTATGGTGCGCCCGGTTTCGGTGGCGGCGGCCGTGTGGTTGGCATTGATTTGGAAGGTGTGCGTCAAGCTATCCAAGTGGCGCAATTCGCCCAACAGAGTACGCAAGCCGGTGGTGGTTTTGGCGGCTACCCCAGCGCACCCTCTGGCTCGTACGGTGCTCCATCGAGACCAAGCGGCAGTTATGGCGCGCCTTTCTAA